From a region of the Solanum stenotomum isolate F172 chromosome 2, ASM1918654v1, whole genome shotgun sequence genome:
- the LOC125856560 gene encoding transcription factor bHLH94-like, whose amino-acid sequence MALETVIYNQETFGYGCKEYYNNNLGNFNYNYELDLLQGEGGAGEMSFTNLLDHNNREESSSSPPELMYNNNAREYNIWDPNSSIEDHQLFIEGSPAAEIPAAAVRSAATSGRRKRRRTRSCKNKEELENQRMTHIAVERNRRKQMNEYLAVIRSLMPPSYVQRGDQASIIGGAINFVKELEHHLQTLEAQKRSHSQKQEHSDNHGSSPSPLFADYFAFPQYSTHSKSTSLAAPASTAAAGSCDSPLATEKMSALADIEVSMAESHANLKILSKRRPKQLLKIVAGLQCLWLTVLHLNVTTVDHMVLYSLSLKLEEGCQLTTADEIADSVNQLLGRIQEEAASSS is encoded by the exons atggcattAGAAACAGTGATTTACAATCAAGAAACATTTGGGTACGGTTGCAAAGAGTACTACAACAATAATTTGGGTaactttaattataattatgagTTGGATTTATTACAAGGCGAAGGAGGAGCTGGAGAAATGAGTTTTACAAATTTGTTGGATCATAATAATCGGGAAGAATCTTCATCATCGCCACCAGAACTAATGTACAACAACAATGCGAGAGAGTACAACATTTGGGATCCAAATTCTTCAATAGAAGATCATCAGCTGTTTATAGAAGGGTCACCGGCGGCTGAAATTCCGGCGGCGGCGGTCAGATCTGCCGCCACCTCCGGCCGCCGGAAAAGAAGACGGACGAGAAGTTGTAAAAACAAGGAGGAATTGGAGAACCAAAGAATGACTCACATTGCGGTGGAACGGAACCGGCGTAAACAGATGAATGAGTATCTTGCTGTTATTCGATCTCTAATGCCACCTTCGTATGTTCAAAgg GGTGACCAAGCATCAATAATTGGAGGAGCCATAAACTTTGTGAAGGAGCTAGAACACCATCTTCAAACCCTAGAAGCACAAAAGAGAAGCCATTCTCAAAAACAAGAACACTCAGATAATCATGGCTCATCACCAAGTCCACTATTTGCTGATTACTTTGCGTTTCCGCAGTACTCAACTCATTCCAAGAGTACATCTCTGGCAGCACCAGCATCTACTGCTGCTGCCGGATCATGTGACTCTCCATTAGCCACAGAGAAAATGTCGGCTTTGGCCGACATTGAAGTGAGCATGGCGGAGAGTCATGCCAATCTCAAGATACTATCAAAAAGAAGGCCAAAACAGCTCTTGAAAATAGTAGCTGGGCTTCAATGTCTTTGGCTCACTGTCCTCCATCTCAATGTCACTACTGTTGACCACATGGTTCTTTACTCACTCAGTCTCAAG TTAGAGGAAGGGTGCCAGTTAACTACTGCAGATGAAATTGCTGACTCTGTTAATCAATTGCTTGGTAGAATCCAAGAGGAAgctgcttcaagttcatga